CCTGGTACTGGGCGATGGCCACGGCCGCAGTAATGACCGTGACCAGTCCACCAAAGCCAATAACGCGCAGCAGTTTTAGCTGCTGGCGTGATTCGTCAGAAGTACTCATTGTCATGCTCCTGAATGGCGCCACTGACGGCGTACGCCTGATAGCTGTCGTTAAGGCGCTCAATCTCGTTACTCGCCAGCTGCGCCCAGGACTGCGTCATCTCGGCGTCACGTGCAAAGACGCCGAGATAAGACAGCGCCAGCCACAGCAAGGCATTCTCTGCGCCGTCGGTGTAGGCGTTGGTCTGTTTGTCCTGGTTGATGCGTGGCGGTGCCTGGAAGGCGGTGATGGTTACGTCAGTGGGGGTGATAAGCTCGATGTTCTTACCGTTCATCGCGAATACATGACGCGGTGGGTTAATGTCAAATCCGCGCATGCGCAGCACCTCTGCCAGCGTGGTCTGGTGTGCTTCGTAATCCCCGGTGATGACGCTAATCAGCTCCAGCACATTGGCAGGGGTGATGGTCAATGTGGACGCATTGATGGTTTGTGTGCCGATCATCTCGGCAATGCGCAGCTCGCTATCCAGCTTTGCCTGGGCGGCGGCGACAAACTGCGGGATGGCCACCACCACTTCCGTGTCCGTGCGGCCGGAGTAAAGCCGAATGTCGGCAATCAGTTTGTTGTAGGTTGTGCTCATTGGGTTCTCCGATAAAAAGGCTGACAAATGCCAGCCTTGCGGTGAGAAATCAGAACTTCATAATCCGGGCTTGCAGAATGCGGTTGTATGCCGTCATTGCTGCAAGCTGAGCGGAGAGCAATATCGCCTCATCCGCTGGCAACTGCTGATAGATGGAGCCGCTATCAATAAACGCCCGCAATTTTTCGACCTTGCTTTGCAGCTCTGCTGACTCATCAAAAACCCGCTGTTCGTGTGGCTGTAGCTCTTTCATTATCTGTCTCCAACAAAAAAGCCCCAGTTAAGGGGCTTGCGTTATTTGGTTGATTTGGATTTCTTGGTCTGTTGCGCGGCAGGTTCGCCCCATGAGCCATTAACATTGGAAGAAGGGGCTGACGCACCGGCGCTATCAATCACCGTGCAGCCGACATAGAGCTGCAACCCTGCCTGGTCTGCCGGCGTGGTGCCCGTGACATGTGCCAGGTTGTGGCCGACGTTGTACAGAGACAAGCCACCAGCCGCCTGCATGAGCCTAAAGTCATACTCGTACGTACCGTCGTCCGGTTCGACAAGTGACTCAGGGTCTACACGCATCCAGAACTCTGTTTCGGAACCAGCGACGAGGGACCCGGCCGGAAAGGTCGTGCCCCACGTCTCGTTATCTACGCTTACCTGGACTGCTCCGGCGTCCGTTAAGCTGCTGGCTTTCCCACAACCGCACCACTGGCCCATGGGTTACGGTGACGCAGGCCCACTTCCATTACGATAGCCACACGCTCAAAGTCGCCCACCTTGGACAGCGGCTCATGACGTGGCGCACGCAGCACCATTTCCTGCCAGTCTTCCGGGTTGAAGATATACACGGTGTTATCCGGCATGTAGCGGTTGTAGACCACCTTGACGGTCTGCCCCAGCGGGTCGGTGATGGTGTTGACTTCGAGGGTGATCTTCTCGGTGTTTTCAAAGAGACGAGCGCGCGAACCGGACGTGCTCTCCTGCATGCCGGAAATAACGCCGCTCACGGTGTCGTTACACATGAGGATTTCAGGGCGGGCCCCGGCCTTCCACATTTGTGTCATGACCGCCAAAATCTCTTCAGCCGTCGGCGTTTCGCCTGCTGCCGTCTTGAACGTGACAGCGCCGGTCAGCGGGTCGCCTTTGACAGTGTCGCCACCATCGGTTGAGGAGACCATGGACAAATAGCCGCCCAGCTTGCGCGGGACTTTTGCTGCCTTGTCTTCCGCTTGTGATTTACCGTTGCGCAGGAACGACGCCTCAAGGTCAGCCTTGAGCTCGCGACTTTTTTTGTTGGTTTGGTAGTTGGATTCCTTGCCACGTCCCCAGTTTGCCTGGGCATCAGTGGTGCCGTTGACTTTGATCACCTTGGCCAGAATCTGGGTGTAGCCCTTGAGCATCGACGTGGGCGTGAAGGAATCATCCAGCGTTGAGTAGTCAGTACCCTCAATCAGCGCATTATCCGTGTCCGGTTGCGCGTCAGTGTCGTACTGCCATTCGAACATGGCGTTGTGAGTCTTAGCCTTTCCGATCATCGCCGAAAAGGGGTATTCGGTTGGTGCCAGGTTAGAAATCCAATCTGCGACTTCTTCTTTGACGCCTACCAGTTCGTATGAATGTAGTTCAGCCATGTCATGGTGGCCTCCCCATGGGGCAATCCCGCCCTCGAGTTGATAACAGATGTTTACAGCGCGTTTATTCGATCATTTGTAAATGTTACTTGTCAATTATTTTAAGTCCTCTGCACCTCCTGTGATGACGATTACGGGAGGCCCGTCGTCCTGGGAAAACACCTCCCCGACCGCCTCCGAAGCGACCTGCGCCGCCTTTTTGATTATCTTAACCCGCTTAACACGCTTCTCTGCGTTGGCAGCGGGCGCCCCGGTTTTTTTGGGGCCTTTGACCACAGCATCCGTAAACTCTGGCGTCAGTAGCACTTTGTCCAGTTTTTTAGCCGTTCCCGACCCCATCTCTTTGACGGCTTCCGTGGCCATCCGCGAAAGTATACCCACAGCAGCACCACCACTCGCTGCCGCCACAGCAGGTATGACGGTATCAGCAACCGATGCCGCTACCGGGTGATCTGCCGCAAGTTTTTGCAAGCCTGCGGCCTGATCCAGCAGCTTGTCGTTTTGCGCTATCCGCCCGCCGGTATTTGCCACCTCCGACGACATACCCCGCCTTACGCCGCTAAACATGGTGTAGATATCATCAAGCTGCTCAACAGCATCCTGAGTCATATAGCGGGTTAAGGCATCGTAAGCCTTTTGGTTTGCCTTTACCTCCCGCATCCAATCCACAAACCCGGGTATGTGCAAATCCTCTTTTGACCTGGCCCCATCCCTGAACATCTGCGCCAGCGCCGACATGACCGCCGACTCCTGGAACTCTTCAGGCACAAGCTTCATCAGTTGATCGAATTTAGCGACATTTCCCTTGGATAGCCCCTTCATGGCCTCCTTCACCTTCGGCACCAGGTCAGCGTTAAGGTTGTTGCCTAATATTTTCTTTCTGACGGCGTCGGTCTGCTCTTTGGCGGCATAATGGGCCCTCGCCTTGAGCAGTCTGTCACCAACACCAAACTCGTCCGCAACAGACAGAAGGTCTTCAGACATGGGCTCATACAGCATGGCCGCTCGTCGGTACTCTCGACGTCTGTCGCCGGTACGTGTTTTTTCCAGGGCGTCGCCGACATCCTGGCGAAGGTCATCAAACCTTGCGTAAGTCCGCGGCTCTCCCGGCCGAAACTCTTCGGACACCCTTTTTTCGATAGAGCCCAGCTTTTCGATGCCGCCCAGTTCGTCAGCCTGCCTGTCGATATAGCTTAATGTTTTTGGGGCATCCACAGGGTGGTCTCTGGGGATCACCCGCGCTATTTCTTCGTACTCGCCCTCCGCAGCGTCTCCATACCCATTTACGCGGCGCTCCATCTCACTGGCGAAATCAGCCGACAACTCCGAGCCGTCAAATTTACCGCCGTTATTTTCGACAAAGTCCCTGACCGTGCCCCCCATCTTATCGATCAGCGCATCCTTGGCCGCCAGCATATCGCCAGGACGCGAGGTCATAACCCCCATAAAGTCACGCATGGCCTGATTATCGGAGTAATGATGCGGCAACAGTTCGTTCGCCTCATACCCCAGCCTGTCCGCCGCGGCAAGAATGTCCGTGTTCGGCTGCACAAGCTCAGCCAGGGCATCCAGCTTTTCATCGCGCCCAAAAATAGCTCGCGCTATGTTATTTGCCCGTGACCTGATGATCTCCATGGGCGTTAACCCTACCCTTTCAGCCACGCGCCCCACCACCGCACCTGCCATATCAAAAGGTACACCGAGAGCAGTATCTACAGCGGTTTGCCCCAGGGTTGGCTCCTCAAGTTGCGCAACCTGAGCACCCAGCGACCACGTGGCATTTTTGGCCAGCGAGGCCGCCATGGAGCCCAGCCATCCGGCGCGCGCAGCTGTTAACGCCTCAGGCAACAGAGCAACTGCCGTAGCCCCACCACCAAGGGCTGGCCCAAGCTCTCCCGCCAACTCACCAGCGGTATAAGACCATGGATTACTTTTCTCTTGCCCCTTAGCTATTTCAGCAGCCTCTCGCATCTGGCGCTGCTCTTCTGGTGTATCCTCACCACCAAAGAGATTACGAAGGCGATCGCCCGCTTCATTCATGGTTTCAATCGCACCAGCCATGAACGACATTCCAGCACCGTCAGATGCATGCTTGCTAGTTCGGGTGAAATATTCATCCAGAGCACCTTCAATTTCGGCTGTGGTTGTTCCATCTGGAAACGTAAATCTCAGGCCATTAGCCTCTACTGAAATAGTCATTTGATTTTACTCACCGTGTATTTAACCCCATTAGAGGTGGTGCGCTCCCCTCCCTCTGCCGGTTGCGCTGATGCATTCTGTTGCTGCGGCGTCATAATGACTGGTGCTTGCGGCCCGCCACTTTCATCAACCTGACCGTTCGTCACCTGTTTAGCCACCTGCTCGGCCAGAACGGGCGCATTGGGCACCCCCATCGCGGACAACTCGCCATTTGCCGTAGCGTATACGCTATTGAAAAGCCGCTGGCGCTGCATGTTCACATCTTCCTGGTGAGCAGCCATAAACTCCCTGAATTGCTCTATCGTTTGCTTGCTTAGCGCCCCGCTGTAATGCCCTACCAGCCAGTCTGCCATCTGCTGCGTAATCCCCCCTTCCTCCGCCAGACGCAATATCGCACCTTCTGTCGGTGATATATTGGAGTTATCAAGCCCTGCAACCGCTGTCCACATTGCATTTCTGGCTACGGGGTTCCCTTTTTCCAGCAAGTCCAGGTTTGTGTTCAACTGGTCAAGGTAGTTTTGCTTTTTACCCAGGGTGACTACCGTGTCTTTTACTGGCATCAGCAATCCACGCGCGAATGAATTTAAATGCCCCAGCCCAGACAGCCCACTTCCGCTATTGGCGACCTGCATAGCCGCCCTCGCATTGGCACCGGCCTCGTGCATCCTGGCGATGCCCATCTGGTTGTTCATCCGTTCTCGCTCAAGCTTTGCTCGCTGCTCCCGATCCAAACGCTTGTCTTCCTCGGTTTGAGTGAACTCGTCTTTTTCCTCTTCGAACTTATCCTTTTGCAACATGTACTCGCGTTCCTTGTCCAGCTCCTTGTTGTCGCCGGTCTTGTACCACGCCAGTATCGCCGGATAGCTGTAACCATCCTCCTGTAGCCTGCGTATGTATTGGGCACGCTGGCGCAGGTCGAAGCCGTGGTCGTGAACGCCAACAGCCGCCACCATGCCGGCGGCGATGCCACCAGCAACATTACCGGTAGCCAGTGCCGCCATCAGTCCCACCATGCCTGACGCTATCCACATGTTCTTTTTGATGTTCTCCTCTGTTGGTGGGGTGATTTGCGGATACTTGTCCATCTCTTCCTGGACGTAGTTTCGCTGATACACGGCCGGCACGACGCTTCCCTGGTTAGGGGTGACCGTGACCGGCTGTATTGCCTGTGCGCGTTCCTGCGCAATCTGTAGTTGTCGTTGCTGTTCTAATTGCGTTGTCATTCGCTCACCCCGCCACTCGTTGGCCCTTGGCTGCATTGCTGATGGTTTGGTTATAGCTTGATGATTTTGCGGCGGCGCCAGTTGGTTTCTGGTCTGCGCCAGCTGTTTTATACGTGTCACTGAGCAGTTGGTACGTCAGTTCCCTGGCGCGCTGCTGGGTGATTTCACCTTTGATTGCCGCCTCGAAAATCTGCGCCAGTACCGGGTCAACCTCCTGCTGTTTCACTGCAAACATGGGGTAAACCTCGGCCAGCGCCTCGGGACTCATCGAGCCCTGCATTTTCAGGGTCACCGGCACCTGGTAAACGGGCTGCGGCGGACGTATCCAGGACACCTCGTCGCTGTTCGGGTTGTAGTGCGGCCGGTAACCCTCCTGGGTGGCCCATACCACCTTAAGCGGGTCATCCTCTGGTTTCTCCTCCTTGCCGTCGTTCCCCAGGATACGGGCGGCCAGCTTGTCGTAGTTGGCCAGCATGGCGTTGAATTCCTGCGTTACCTTTCTCATTTGAATAGCGCGCTCCATTTGTTGAGCTCGTCGAGCGGGTTGTTGTTCGCAGCCTTGCCCAGTAATTCGACCGGCTTCATAACCCCATTGGTGTTCACATTGACGCCGTGACCGGAGGGCGCAACGGGCGCGCGGGCACCCACGTCAGGGCGCAAGGCGGCATTCATGACCAGCCCCATTAACGGCTTGATGGCGTCATAAACCCAATCGTCCATCCCGTCAGAGGCAACAGGAGGTGCGGCCTGGCGGTCAAGTTCTGCAATATCACTTGCACTCAACCCTGCTTGCAGCCCGGGGTCGTCACCGGCAATGACCTGAGCACCAACGCTTGCTGCGCCAGCCGCGGTATCACCCATGCCGAACATGCTTAAAAGCGCTTCCCACATAATTAAAGCCCCGAGAACCAGCCACCGTTGTTTTGCGTGGCTGTAGATGTAGAGTTGGTGGTTGTGTCAATGCCCGCCGTTGGCAGGATGACGCTCAGTAATGCGGCCATATCGACCCATTCCATGTTGCTGTTGATCATCTCGTTCTTGCGGTCGTTGTTGATGTTCTGCTGGTTGAACCACTGCTCAAACAGCCCGGCCTTGAACTGGTTGCTCGCACCGGTGGCAGCCATTTTTGCGCCGGCGCCAGCCATGGAGCCGCCCGCCCCCAGCAGCTCGTTAATCAGCGACATCTCAGCGCCCATGGCACCCGACGTAATACCTACCGCCCCCTTGAGGACGTTGCTGCTGACGTCGGCCATCATCTGCGTCATCTGGTTGGCGCCGCTGGCCAGAACGCTGTTTGTCGCGCTCTGTGCAGCACTGCTGCCGGACACCGCGGTTGATGCCATGTTGTTCTGCGCCGTCTGACCAAAGGTGTCCCCCATATCAGCGTAGACCTGGTCCTGGATGGCCTGGTTCTGGTTGTTGATAAAGCCGCCGGCCGCGTTGTAGATGCCGGTGACGCCGGTGGTGAACTGGGATTTGGCCCCGCCGTTGAGCAGCCCCTCAATGCGTGAAATCTGCTCCTGAATCAGCGACGCGCCACCCTTTGCGATGTTGGTGCCCGTGTCAACCGCCGCGCCTGAGCCGTAACGGTCGAGCGCCGCCTGCTCGGCCGGCGTCAGCCCTGCGACCACCGAGTCGATGTAGTCGATGGACGGGTTGCTGCCGATAAAGTCCGCCACAATCGGTTCGATAAGGCCAGACAGCCAACTGGTCGTGTTGCTGCTGGCGTCGGTTGTCGACGTGTTCTTATGTCCGGAAATACTCATTTCGTCCTCCAGAGGGTTTTGCTGATCCACTCATCCGAACCCACTTTCGTGGTCGTCTTTTTCACCGGCGTCGGCTTGGTGGCATTGACCTGCACCGCCTTTTTGCCCTGCCTTGCCAGCTTCGACGCCGCATCTTCCTGCGCGGCGCGGTATTTGGCGGCATCGCGCAGAATCTCCATCAGCGGCGGGTTGATGGAGTCCACAAACACCTCCGCTTTGAATGCCGTTTTCGCCAGCTGGTTGGCCAGGGTCAAATCCTGCTGCGACCAGCCGGCACTGAGCAGCGACGTGACCACCTGACGGACATTGTGCTCACGTGCAGCACCGAGGGCCTTTTCACGCTGCGCCTTCTCCTGCTCGGCGGCATTGTTCAGCAAATCCATTCGCTGCTGCGCCTGCACCAGCTGCATATGCGCCGCCTGGTATTCCCTGGCATCAAGTTTGCCGGAGCCGATGCGCGCCTGGAGTTCCTGGATGACTTTTTCGGTTTCGGTAAGCGCCAGCGCCTGGTGGCGCTGCACCTGCTCACCGTACCCACGGATATTTTCCAGCAACGGCGTGATGGACTCGTTGTAACGCCTGAACATGTCGTGGTCTTTAACGGCCTGGCCTACTTGTTCGGCGGTGTATTCCGTTCCGTCGATTTCCCAGACTTCGCCGCCTCCAGCGCCATCCTCAGTTTGCTCGCCGCCTCCTTCGTGGCCGGTATCGCTGTCTGCATCCGCTGCGTCTTCAGGTGGTGCTCCTGCTCCAGCTTCTGCATCCTGGTCTTCGCTTTCAGTTCCTGTTGGAGCTGGCGTTTCTGGTTCCAGTCCAAACAACGTCCGGGTAATGCCCATTGGTTCGTCATTGTTCACCCCATCTACTGGCTTTCGTTCAGTGCTCACGAGTTACTCTCCTGGTTGATTTGCTCTTGGTTCTGGGCGTTCTGCGTCACCGCATCAGCCTCAGCGGCTCTTTCCTGCTGGACTTTCAGCAACAGCTCCAGCTTGTCGACTTCAATACCCGCCACAATCTCGGCTATCTGCGCGAGGTCTTTTGCAGCGTCGTTCCACTTCTTCTGGGCCTCCGCTTTTTTGTCGTTAACGCTGGCCTCCGCTAGCTCACACGCAGCAACCTGACTCCGAAGATGAGCGACAGCCAGCAGCGCCCTGGCGAGCACTTCCGGTTTCGACGGTTTCGGCATCTGGTCTGGTGGTGTGATGAACGCGGAGACGTCCTTTTGCCCTGTTGCGGCCTGGGCATACAGCCGGTAAATCTCATACCGGTTCTGGTCGGTCACGTTGGCCGGCAGCGTTTGCGCCTGGGTGCCGCTGTTCAGCATGGCCATGAGGTTCGTTGCGGCATTGGCGCGGTCATAAGCCGTTTCGATATCGATGGTCATACCGATATCCGCGCGCAGCATTTTTAGCGGTACCTGCTGGCCGTCGATATCCACGGCGTTGCTCATTTCCTGGAGAACGAGCAACAGGATGCGGTACATCGGCTTGATGAACGTCTCGGCAATGCAGGATGCAATCTGACTTTCGTTCAGTTCCTGTTTGTCCTGCGTCAGCGCCACCGCCACGCCTGACGCCTGGCCGTTCTCTTCCAGCGCCTGCGCCTTGCCGGCGCTCCCCTGAATGGTGGTTTCTTCCTGGCTGGTCAGTTCGCTGTTAAGCAGCTCCATCGCGCGTGGAACATCGTTGACCGGCAACTTGGTGATGGCGGTATGGTCTTTGACGCTGTAAGCGGCGCCCGGACCGCGTTTTGAAAACGTCTCTTTCCCTTTCGGGGTGAGCTGCGCCTCGTTAACCAGGTATTCGCTGTATGCCGCGTTGTCTGCGCTGCGCTGGATGGCGCGGAGCGCGCGGGTCTTGCTGATTTGCACGCTGCCGCAGATGTCGTACAGGGATTCGCTCCAGGCGCTGCCCGTGACGGTGCTCATGCCGCCCAGAACTATCGGGACATAATCCACCGTGGTATGGCTGACGATATCGACATCGGTGGCGATGACGTAATGCAGCTGCTGTTTGTCACTGTCGTAGCAGCCACGCCAGAAATGGTGATACAGCGTGATATCGCTATTGTTGTCCGACAGCACGGAGTCAGCAGCAACGGCGTCATTGCCGTTCATGTCGTTAATCACCAGCATTTTCTTGCTCAGACCACGACCGGCATTGGTGTCAGTGTCATCAGCCCTGGACAGTTTGTCCCGGCTGTATCCGCGCTCGACGGCCTCGCCAACGGTCAGCTTTTCGGTGTAGGCGACATAACGCGATGACTCCACGTCCATCGCGTCGGGGTGGAGGTAGAAATCCTTGAAGTCGATTAAATTGATGACCGGGTATTTAACCTCCCTTTCGCCCTGCATCCAGCCGGTGCCGGTCTGGTTTTCCTCGTTGAACTCAATCTCGCTTTTGATGTTGTAGCCGCCCAACTGCAGCAGCTTCTGATGGATGCCGATAGCCGCAAAGGATGCATCCGTAAAAGTGACTTGCTCTGTCTCATACGTCTTTTTGTCATAACCGACCATGACCGCCTGGTTGCCTGTGATCAGGATTTCCTTAATCGCCTGCATGTACAGCTTGTAGGCGTTGTTCACCCCCATCGCTGCCGTGTGCACAGCCTGAGTGACGGCCTGCGCAATTTTTGTCGTCGCCATCCCCTCGCTGTTGAACCGCGCCGGCGACTTGTCGTTGTCGGTGAACAGCTTCACCAGGGCCGGGTAAATACTCTCGAAGGCCTTCCACATCACGCGGTCAGCGGGCAAGTCCGAAGGCTTGAGCCGCTCTGGCAGTTCGCCGCGATACATCATGTAGGCCTTGTTGTAGCGTTCGGCCAGCATGTCCTGCTGCTCTTTGGCGGCGTTGAAATTGTTCTGCAACTCGGTAAACAGTTCGCTCTGGTTCACAGGTGGTATGCTCCCATGTCGGTTTCGTAGGGGTTCCCGTCAATGGTGTTATTCGGGATGGACTGGCGTGCATCCTGCATGTACTCGCCGTCGTAGCTGATGCGGATGGCGCCGATACGCATGGCATCCATGAAGTGATTGTCTTTGTCGATGGGGACGGTCTTTTGCCCCTTCTTGATCCACTGATAGCCCCGGCGCTCCCGCAGGGTTTCCGTGCATGTCGTGAAAATCTTCAGCTTTCCATCCCGAAACAGGTTGGCAACGATGGCAATCGAACCGGCAAGCGACCGGCGGTTCTTTTCCAGTGGTGCCATATCAGGCGGTAGCTCCCAAAGATGCGGGTCAACATTGGCGCCGACGTCACGCATGATTTCGCATCGCGTCTGGTTGGTGCCGGGTTGGGTGTTTGCGCCATCATGCGGAGACTTGACTACGATGCCAGGCAGACCGATACCGACGAACGGCGCGGATTGGGTGACCACATCCCAGTCGTCAGGCTTCTGACCGATGATTTTGTGCGCCATGAAGTCAGGCATGTAGCTGTTGGCGTAGATATCCTTGTCCATCTCACTCGACCACTCGGCAAAGACGTAGCGCACGCCGGTATCCGGGTCATACGCCATGGACAGAATGATTGACGGGTCACGGTTACCGCTGACACCAAAGTCCAGCGGAGCCAGGACAAGCCAGTGGTCGGGGATATC
The nucleotide sequence above comes from Serratia rhizosphaerae. Encoded proteins:
- a CDS encoding crAss001_48 related protein; this translates as MKELQPHEQRVFDESAELQSKVEKLRAFIDSGSIYQQLPADEAILLSAQLAAMTAYNRILQARIMKF
- a CDS encoding SU10 major capsid protein, which gives rise to MAELHSYELVGVKEEVADWISNLAPTEYPFSAMIGKAKTHNAMFEWQYDTDAQPDTDNALIEGTDYSTLDDSFTPTSMLKGYTQILAKVIKVNGTTDAQANWGRGKESNYQTNKKSRELKADLEASFLRNGKSQAEDKAAKVPRKLGGYLSMVSSTDGGDTVKGDPLTGAVTFKTAAGETPTAEEILAVMTQMWKAGARPEILMCNDTVSGVISGMQESTSGSRARLFENTEKITLEVNTITDPLGQTVKVVYNRYMPDNTVYIFNPEDWQEMVLRAPRHEPLSKVGDFERVAIVMEVGLRHRNPWASGAVVGKPAA
- a CDS encoding portal protein — protein: MNQSELFTELQNNFNAAKEQQDMLAERYNKAYMMYRGELPERLKPSDLPADRVMWKAFESIYPALVKLFTDNDKSPARFNSEGMATTKIAQAVTQAVHTAAMGVNNAYKLYMQAIKEILITGNQAVMVGYDKKTYETEQVTFTDASFAAIGIHQKLLQLGGYNIKSEIEFNEENQTGTGWMQGEREVKYPVINLIDFKDFYLHPDAMDVESSRYVAYTEKLTVGEAVERGYSRDKLSRADDTDTNAGRGLSKKMLVINDMNGNDAVAADSVLSDNNSDITLYHHFWRGCYDSDKQQLHYVIATDVDIVSHTTVDYVPIVLGGMSTVTGSAWSESLYDICGSVQISKTRALRAIQRSADNAAYSEYLVNEAQLTPKGKETFSKRGPGAAYSVKDHTAITKLPVNDVPRAMELLNSELTSQEETTIQGSAGKAQALEENGQASGVAVALTQDKQELNESQIASCIAETFIKPMYRILLLVLQEMSNAVDIDGQQVPLKMLRADIGMTIDIETAYDRANAATNLMAMLNSGTQAQTLPANVTDQNRYEIYRLYAQAATGQKDVSAFITPPDQMPKPSKPEVLARALLAVAHLRSQVAACELAEASVNDKKAEAQKKWNDAAKDLAQIAEIVAGIEVDKLELLLKVQQERAAEADAVTQNAQNQEQINQESNS
- a CDS encoding phage adaptor protein; protein product: MSTTYNKLIADIRLYSGRTDTEVVVAIPQFVAAAQAKLDSELRIAEMIGTQTINASTLTITPANVLELISVITGDYEAHQTTLAEVLRMRGFDINPPRHVFAMNGKNIELITPTDVTITAFQAPPRINQDKQTNAYTDGAENALLWLALSYLGVFARDAEMTQSWAQLASNEIERLNDSYQAYAVSGAIQEHDNEYF